GACTGAAACACACTAAAGTTACCGTAATAGACATCTGCTGTGGCCGCATCCAACCCCTCGAGCTCATCCGGGGTATACTTACGCCCTCGAGTCATTTCCGACACTTTACATACCACATGCCAGAAAATAGTCTCCGCCAGCGAACGCTCCCGCAGCGAGATATTGCCGTGCAGGAACAGGGTTCGCAACTCATCACGGTAATAGACCGCATCGTGATAGGCTTCCTGCATATTGCGTGGCGAAAGGGAGTGACAGACTTCCATTAGGTTCTGCAGCATTTCATGGGAGTCGGACGACAACTTTTCAGGAATCCTTAGTGGCTCAAAACGGCGCACATCCAGAATGTTAAAAATCAAAACAGAGTGATGCGCCGCCGTGGCACGTCCAGACTCGGTCACGATCGTCGGGTGCGGCACGCCGCATTCATCAAGTGTATTCATCACCGTCTCGACAACCACCGAGGCATATTCGGCTGTTGAATAATTGGTGCTACACGCGAAATTGGTATGGGACCCATCATAGTCAACCGCCAAGCCCCCGCCCATATTAAGGATGCCCATGCCGGCCCCTTCACGCACCAGTTCAACATAGAACCGGCACGCCTCGCGCAAGGCATTTCTGACCCGTCGAATATCAGATACCTGACTTCCCAGGTGATAGTGGAGCATCTGCAGACAATCGAGCATCTTGCGCTGACGCAATCCATCAACCACCGCAATAATCTGACTGGCATCCAGCCCGAACTTACTGCGATCGCCCCCGGAGGAATCCCAATGTCCTCCCGCACGACTGGATAGTTTTGCTCGAATTCCCACAACCGGACGAACCTTAAGCCGCTCAGCTCGTTCCACAATTAAATCCAGCTCACTGGGCATCTCAATGACTAACACCGTGCGGGTCCCCATCTTAAGCGCCTGCAAAGCAAGATCGACAAATTCTTCATCCTTGTACCCGTTGCAGATAACAAATGCGTCAGGATCCTTCATCAAGGCCAACGCCGCAATCAGTTCAGCCTTACTGCCAGCCTCAAGCCCATGATGATATTCACGTCCGTATTCAGCAATGTCCCTGACGACTTCATCCTGCTGATTCACTTTGATGGGGAACACACCACGATATTGCCCCTGATAGGCGGCATCAAAAATAGCCCATCTAAAACTCTCATTAATCTCTTTGATGCGGGAGGCCAGGATGTTGGAAAAGCGGAGCAGAACGGGCATATCCAGGCCGCGGCTGTGACACTCATCAATCAAGTGCATCAGACTGACCTCGGTTGGGCTCTTGGGGCCATTGGGGCGTACAATCACTTCCCCTCCCGGGGTCACGTCAAAGTAACCTTGTCCCCAATTCCGGATCCCGTATAAGTCGGCGGAGTTTTCCGCCGTCCACCGCGTCAATGCTTCATGCTTCATGATGCCTATCTCCTCTACCCAATCACTTGTCGAAATTAATCCCGCCGCATGGAGCCCAACTTCAAATTCGGGAAAGCCAGGAAGGACAGTTCAAACATCACACGATAGTCAGCCTCGCGCTTGCTCCCGTCATCCCGCGTATAAGCAGGCAGGTAACTCCCGCCCAAAGCGACCGACATGCAATCATACTTACGAGTTACCGAGAGGCCCTGCTCTTCGAGCGTGGACGTCTGGGCTTCAAACCGGTCGTAAACACCAAACTCCCAACGTTTATTCGGGAGCCAGGCCAGATCGGTAATCAACAGGCTGCTGGAGTCGACGAGATAGCGATGTTCAATATTGGCACGCCACTCATCCACCTTAAACCGTGCCTGGGTATTATAGGTGTTGATCTGACTGGCATACAAATCGTACGTGCCATCCATATAGATCTGGCACCATTTCGCCAGGTTAAATTCGGCCTTCATCCCAACATTGGAAAAAGGCTCATCCTGATCGGCCTCCTCGAAACTGTAAGTGGTAAACACATCCAAATCAGCAATGTCGCTCACCGCCTTCTGACGTTTGGTCTGTAACCGGTTACGCAGTCCGAACCGCAAGTCATTCCGCCGATCCAACGCATCAATCTCATCAAATTGATAAAGCTGGGCAGGCCTGATATTAGGCTCCGGCACAAACGTATAATCCGTGTAAGGCTCCACCACGTGGCGCAATCCGGTACCAAACATATTTTCGTCATTATTCACCACCTTAAAGGCTCGGAATGACGTCTCCAGCCCGATATTGAAGAGAGATCGCAGATCACTCCCCATGGAATCGGGAACTTGAGAAATGTTGGTTGAAGTCCCACTGGTGACGCCCCCGCTACTGTTCGACGTCACCGTAGCCACAAGCTGAGTGACCGATCTCCAATTCACGGTCTCGGAATAATACGTTGCCCGATAGCCGGTACGCGGAGTCACGTTCAGAAACCCAAAGTGTCGGGTGGGATAATATAATTCATGACTTGTGTCCGCTCGACCAGCGGAATACTCCTCTGATCCCGACCCGTCAGGATACAATTTTTGCAGATAGGCTACCGAATTCCTGCCTTCATAATAAAATGGCGAATCGGCAATCTGACTTCGCTGAACATCCGCTTTAAATTCCGGCA
The nucleotide sequence above comes from bacterium. Encoded proteins:
- the speA gene encoding biosynthetic arginine decarboxylase; translation: MMKHEALTRWTAENSADLYGIRNWGQGYFDVTPGGEVIVRPNGPKSPTEVSLMHLIDECHSRGLDMPVLLRFSNILASRIKEINESFRWAIFDAAYQGQYRGVFPIKVNQQDEVVRDIAEYGREYHHGLEAGSKAELIAALALMKDPDAFVICNGYKDEEFVDLALQALKMGTRTVLVIEMPSELDLIVERAERLKVRPVVGIRAKLSSRAGGHWDSSGGDRSKFGLDASQIIAVVDGLRQRKMLDCLQMLHYHLGSQVSDIRRVRNALREACRFYVELVREGAGMGILNMGGGLAVDYDGSHTNFACSTNYSTAEYASVVVETVMNTLDECGVPHPTIVTESGRATAAHHSVLIFNILDVRRFEPLRIPEKLSSDSHEMLQNLMEVCHSLSPRNMQEAYHDAVYYRDELRTLFLHGNISLRERSLAETIFWHVVCKVSEMTRGRKYTPDELEGLDAATADVYYGNFSVFQSIPDFWAIDQLFPIMPIHRLNQRPTRKAVLADITCDSDGKIDKFIDLHDVKHVLPLHEWDGREYYMGIFLTGAYQETIGDMHNLLGNTNVLHVRIDEKGRIDEATQIKGDRVDEILEYMEYSPNAMVDTIKARAEKAAKNGLITHREKNAFVKAYKVGIRGYTYFEQ